The Pirellulales bacterium genomic interval CCGTGCGAACTGATTTTTCCGCCGTTTCGCCCGACGAAGGATATCAAGGCCGCGCTGCCCGAGGGGCATGCCATTCTCAGTTTCTTTTCCACGCCGCGGCAGGCTTATGCCATCCTGATGACGCGCGACAAGTACGGTTATTGGAAAGTGCCGCGCGGCGACCAGTTGACCCGACCCGTGATGAAGCTGCTGCAAGCGTTCGGCAGCGTCGACGGCAACCGGCAATTGACGCTCAAGGATCTGACCACTGCGAACTGGAAGGAAACGGCCAAACAGATCTTCGACGCCATTACCAAGGACTCGCGCGCCGACCTGAAGAGCTTCACGGAACTGGCCATCGTGCCGGACGGCGCGCTGTGGTACCTGCCCTTCGAAGCGCTGCCGGTGAACGTCGATGGAGAGCAGGTGCCGCTGGGGACCAAGGTGCAGATTCGCTACGCGCCGCTCGTGTCACTGGCCGTCGGCGATCCACGGCCGCGCCGCGCGGGCGGGAATACCGCCGTGGTCGTCGGCAAACTGATTCTGAGTGGCGACACGGCGCAGTCGACGACCGCATTCGACGAGATTTCGAAGGTGTTGCCGGGCGCCGTGGCGTTGCACGCGCCGCTCCCCAAGGACTTGCCCGCCTATGCGACGTTATTCGACGGGCTGATCGTGCTGAACGAAGTGCCGACCTCCGACGAAGAACCGTACGAATGGTCGCCGCTGCCGCAGGATCAAAAAGCAACGGGGACGATTGCCAACTGGTTCCCGCTTCCGTTCGGCGGTCCTGATTTCGTCATCATGCCCTCGTTCCACACGGCGGCCGAGCGGGCCATGAAGAAGCAAACGGGCGAGCCGGGCAACGAACTGTTCCTCTCGATATGCGCCCTGATGGCCAATGGCACGCGCACGGTTTTACTAAGCCGCTGGCGCACGGGCGGACAGTCGAGCATGGACCTGGTCCGCGAATTCGTGCAGGAATTGCCGCACGCCAGCGCGGCCGATGCCTGGCAGCGCAGCTTGCTCTTGGTAACGAAGGACACACTGAACCCGGCCGGCGAGCCGCGCTTGCGCCTGACGGCGCAGGAAGAGGCACCGTCGGCCGACCATCCGTTCTTCTGGGCCGGCTATTTGCTGGCCGACACGGGAACGCTGCCGCAGGAATTGGCCGACAAGCTGCGCCAGGAGCAGATTGACAACGCCGCGGCTGAAAAACCTGCCGCGGCGAAACCGAGAGGTCCCGGCGGCGCCGCACCAGGGCAGCCGCGTGCGCAGGGTGCGGCCGAGAATCCGGCCGCCGGCGGTCCGCCACCATTTCCCACGGTGGGCGGGGCAGGCGGAATTGGACAGGCGACGCCCCAACAGCCCGGCACGCCGCAACAGCGCGGCGGACAGCCGGCCTTCGGCATGCCGCTCGACGGAGGCGCGCAGCAGCAGCCGGGCGGGCTGCCGCAACAAGTGCCGGCAGGCGGCGGATTCAACCGCGCGCGCGGTGGTATGACGCCCGGTGGCTTCGGCGCGCCGAATGGCGCGGCGGGTGGTGGTCCCAACGGCGCTGCGAATGGGGGCGCCAACGGCGCAGCGAATGGCTTTCCGAACGGTGCTCCGAACGGCGTTCCGAATAATGCTCCGAACGGTGCTGCGGCGAATAATTCTGGCCTAGGACCGGCCGGCGGTCCGATGCAAGGTGGCTTTGACGGCAGTGCTGACGAGCCTGCCGGCAAGCCGGGTCGCAAAGGCAAAACGCCCAAGACGCCGCGCACGCGCGGTGCCAAGGCGCAGCAAGCGGAAGAAGAGGGAGTTGTTCCCAACAACCTGTTTTCCGACGATGGCGCCGCTGACGACGGCACCGGCAAAGCACCGCCCAAGCGCCCGCGTACGAAAACGCCGCCCAAGACCAAGAAGCCAGCCGCGCCAAAGTCGAAACCGAAGGACGACGACGATTCCTAGACGTTGCCTCTCGCGCCGAATCTGCCACGTCGAAGGTGGCAATCGAGGAATCGGCCGCGTCTGCCAGCTTTGCGACGTGGCAGTTGTAATTAACCAGGCAGCGATACTTCGAGCGCACTTTGTGTTGCTTTGTTATGAACGTGTGAAAATCGTTGCGTAGGGCTTTCTTAGCCCGTAGGCTTGGCGGCCATGCCAGGCGAGTCTCATGCGAATGACGCCACCCATCTGCCGCGCATTCGCGGCGCGCTGCGGCGCCGGGCCTTAACGCTCGGTTATGTCAACGGCGTGTTGTGGAGCGTCGGCAACGGGCTGACGACCGGCACGCTCGTTTATTACCTGGCGCAGGAGCTGGGAGCCAAAGGAACGGCGCTCGGCGTATTGATCGCGGCGCCGTCGCTGATTGGTTTGTTGCGCTTGGCGACACCTGCCCTGATCGGGCCGCTGGGCGGGATCAAGGCGACCTGCCTGAAGGCCTCCCTGGCCAGCTATTTGCTATTGGCGATTGGTTTGCCCGGTGTGACGCTTGCGCCGGGGATTCAGCGGTCCACGGCGCTAGCGGGGCTGCTCACGCTCATCTGTGTCCACCAATTGCTCGAGTACGTCGGCAGCGTCGCGCTCTGGTCGTGGCTGTCGGCGCTCGTGCCGGTGCGCATTCGCGGGCGCTACTTCGGCCGGCGACAGGTGTGGCAGCTCCTATTTCTGATGCCTGCGTTGTTTCTCAGTGGTCGCTTCACCGACGATTGGAAGCAAACCTACAAAGAATCGCAGCCGGAGCGGTTGCTCTTGGGCTACATCATTCCGAATTGCGTAGGGGCAGGCTTATTGCTGGCGTCGCTCGTGCCACTCGTGATGATGCCTGACGTGCCGGCGCCGCGGCGCCGCGCCTCGATGACACGCCGCTGGCCGGTCGGCGATCTCGCGTTCCGGCGATTGCTCGTTTACCGCGCCTGGTTCTCGTTCTTTAACGGCATCTCGCAGGCCGCGCAGAATATCTATGTGTACGTGCTCGGGATCGGTGTCCTGCCCATGCAGATGATGCAACTGGGGATGCGCGGCGGTCAGATGGCGCTCAGCCCGCTGGCCGGGCGCGCGAGCGATCGCTTCGGTAACCGGCCGGTGCTGGAATTGAGCCAGGCGCTCGTGGCCTTGGGGCTGCTCTTTTATTTTCTGGCGTCGCCTGAGCATCCGTGGTGGATCACGGGCGCCTGGGTCTTCTGGTCGGCCTACGTCGGCCTGAACATCTGCCTGACGAACATCATGCTCAAGCTGGCGCCGTCGCAAGACAACGCCGGATACATCGCCTCGTTCGAGGCGTTAGGCGGCGTTGCGTACGGGCTAAGCACATTGGCCGGCGGCTATTTGTTCGACCGTCTGCGCGACGCGCATTTTCACACGTCGCTCGGTGGGATCGAGATCGATCACTTTGCGATTCTGTTTCTCGTGGGCGTGATCACGCGAGCACTGGGCGTGGTTTGGCTGGCGCGCATTCCTGAGCCTGGCGCGTGGCGCTG includes:
- a CDS encoding CHAT domain-containing protein, with protein sequence MAATVSRDRPALVSLPRWLACAALIGALLALPPAAQAQLGFTIPSGQYLGSFPTYWDGDYRDALLEFQSAARGGIRAGTNRWIDSICYFTMVGECYYQLGQNQLALAQYTSALQLYSAFNNWMMQVQFPPGIRGANPGQFKPVPWGRSARAVVLGNYPDTFPILQGQFTNLQNLVAQGGGVASAPMMTAIGVQEIVRCTSLAMRRRRELMGPACAQDQLTNDLITVFSRRPGHPNHWTECWIDLQLGIAFSCGGKDAQAKTSLERAVLAAGEFDHPLTGMAFLELGRLALLAADYDAAANYFAEASYAAAMYLDPTTIEEAFRYGQTTHLMANRPGLFPPLAAATLWAKANNLRHLNVSTQILAAENYCVLGEPQAAANLLTSAATSMARRAMAVGKMGARLNFISALAAYQQGEMELGDQKLTSAMTFQKTSSLRLFHITLADTLYTDGTYSPRVAMDLYGEVLRDPTAADWASDPLEALSVMMTPHELEYEHWFEVAVDRKDHERVLEISDLARRHRFLSTLEFGGRMHNLRWLLEGPDDNLDQAAKLQRQDLLARYPDYEKLHLAAEKLHTELKQAPLVAEDPSAGHAQANKLATLSETSHAQELLLRQIAVRREPCELIFPPFRPTKDIKAALPEGHAILSFFSTPRQAYAILMTRDKYGYWKVPRGDQLTRPVMKLLQAFGSVDGNRQLTLKDLTTANWKETAKQIFDAITKDSRADLKSFTELAIVPDGALWYLPFEALPVNVDGEQVPLGTKVQIRYAPLVSLAVGDPRPRRAGGNTAVVVGKLILSGDTAQSTTAFDEISKVLPGAVALHAPLPKDLPAYATLFDGLIVLNEVPTSDEEPYEWSPLPQDQKATGTIANWFPLPFGGPDFVIMPSFHTAAERAMKKQTGEPGNELFLSICALMANGTRTVLLSRWRTGGQSSMDLVREFVQELPHASAADAWQRSLLLVTKDTLNPAGEPRLRLTAQEEAPSADHPFFWAGYLLADTGTLPQELADKLRQEQIDNAAAEKPAAAKPRGPGGAAPGQPRAQGAAENPAAGGPPPFPTVGGAGGIGQATPQQPGTPQQRGGQPAFGMPLDGGAQQQPGGLPQQVPAGGGFNRARGGMTPGGFGAPNGAAGGGPNGAANGGANGAANGFPNGAPNGVPNNAPNGAAANNSGLGPAGGPMQGGFDGSADEPAGKPGRKGKTPKTPRTRGAKAQQAEEEGVVPNNLFSDDGAADDGTGKAPPKRPRTKTPPKTKKPAAPKSKPKDDDDS
- a CDS encoding MFS transporter produces the protein MPGESHANDATHLPRIRGALRRRALTLGYVNGVLWSVGNGLTTGTLVYYLAQELGAKGTALGVLIAAPSLIGLLRLATPALIGPLGGIKATCLKASLASYLLLAIGLPGVTLAPGIQRSTALAGLLTLICVHQLLEYVGSVALWSWLSALVPVRIRGRYFGRRQVWQLLFLMPALFLSGRFTDDWKQTYKESQPERLLLGYIIPNCVGAGLLLASLVPLVMMPDVPAPRRRASMTRRWPVGDLAFRRLLVYRAWFSFFNGISQAAQNIYVYVLGIGVLPMQMMQLGMRGGQMALSPLAGRASDRFGNRPVLELSQALVALGLLFYFLASPEHPWWITGAWVFWSAYVGLNICLTNIMLKLAPSQDNAGYIASFEALGGVAYGLSTLAGGYLFDRLRDAHFHTSLGGIEIDHFAILFLVGVITRALGVVWLARIPEPGAWRWREILKRRPS